A single genomic interval of Desulfonatronum thiosulfatophilum harbors:
- the lspA gene encoding signal peptidase II: MQLRYRIVSFLALGVLVLDQITKLWVAATLPLWSSKPVIPGFFNLVHVMNKGAAFGFLHDLDVAWRPYFFMAVTALAVVLILHLLRTVPREDKVLFTALGLILGGALGNLVDRIRLGEVIDFLDFYIGQYHWPAFNVADVAISIGSVLLLVSVYRTRRYGLADDK; this comes from the coding sequence ATGCAGCTTCGGTATCGCATTGTTTCCTTCCTGGCCCTGGGCGTGCTGGTGCTGGACCAGATCACCAAGCTCTGGGTGGCGGCCACGCTGCCCCTTTGGTCATCCAAGCCCGTCATCCCCGGTTTCTTCAACCTGGTGCACGTGATGAACAAGGGGGCGGCCTTCGGTTTTCTGCACGATCTGGATGTCGCGTGGCGACCGTATTTTTTCATGGCCGTCACCGCCCTGGCTGTTGTCCTGATCCTGCATCTGTTGCGCACGGTTCCCCGGGAAGACAAGGTCCTGTTTACCGCCCTGGGATTGATTCTGGGCGGCGCATTGGGCAATCTGGTGGATAGAATCCGGCTTGGCGAAGTGATCGACTTTCTGGATTTTTATATCGGCCAATATCATTGGCCGGCGTTCAACGTTGCCGACGTGGCCATCAGCATCGGGTCCGTCCTGCTTCTGGTGTCGGTTTACCGCACCCGGCGCTATGGCCTTGCCGACGATAAATAG